Proteins encoded by one window of Microplitis mediator isolate UGA2020A chromosome 1, iyMicMedi2.1, whole genome shotgun sequence:
- the LOC130673643 gene encoding GATA zinc finger domain-containing protein 8-like, with translation MVRHRKRRKKNSRFPFKSSKNNNEHDNYYYSRFIKNNVKHFSTTLNSRYHHPYATRSKTSNTELQQNINNNNENLKTKNIKNSDNNSIIYLGAYKKVPRLIDLETTINFDSDGNIDQSMNRMNKETFFKMEPIVFLN, from the exons atgGTGAGACATCGtaagagaagaaaaaaaaactcacgtTTTCCGTTTAAgtcatcaaaaaataataacgaacacgataattattattactcacgtttcattaaaaataatgttaaacATTTTTCTACAACATTGAATTCacg ATATCATCATCCATATGCAACACGATCAAAAACATCAAATACTgaattacaacaaaatataaataataataatgaaaatttaaaaacaaaaaatataaaaaattctgataataatagtataatttatttaggtGCTTACAAAAAAGTACCAAGATTAATTGATCTTGAAACTACCATTAATTTTGATAGTGATGGCAATATTGATCAATCAATGAATCGAATGAataaagaaacattttttaaaatggaaccg atagtatttttaaattaa